The proteins below come from a single Vidua chalybeata isolate OUT-0048 chromosome 1, bVidCha1 merged haplotype, whole genome shotgun sequence genomic window:
- the ACVR2B gene encoding activin receptor type-2B isoform X2 yields MGSAASRALLHSTLCTGPGHGEAETRECIYYNANWELEKTNQSGVERCEGEKDKRLHCYASWRNNSGSIELVKKGCWLDDFNCYDRQECVATEENPQVFFCCCEGNYCNEKFTHLPEVTVIYEPPPPTPSLLNILVYSLLPIAVLSMAILLAFWMYRHRKPPYGHVDIIEDPGPPPPSPLVGLKPLQLLEIKARGRFGCVWKAQLMNDYVAVKIFPIQDKQSWQSEREIFNTPGMKHENLLQFIAAEKRGTNLETELWLITAFHDKGSLTDYLKGNIISWNELCHVAETMARGLSYLHEDVPWCKGEGHKPAIAHRDFKSKNVLLKNDLTAVLADFGLAVRFEPGKPPGDTHGQVGTRRYMAPEVLEGAINFQRDAFLRIDMYAMGLVLWELVSRCRAVDGPVDEYMLPFEEEIGQHPSLEDLQEVVVHKKMRPVFKDHWLKHPGLAQLCVTIEECWDHDAEARLSAGCVEERIAQIRKSVNGTTSDCLVSIVTSVTNVDLPPKESSI; encoded by the exons ggcCAGGCCATGGGGAGGCTGAGACAAGGGAGTGCATCTACTACAATGCCAACTGGGAGCTGGAGAAGACCAACCAGAGCGGCGTGGAGCGCTGCGAGGGGGAGAAGGACAAGCGGCTCCACTGCTACGCCTCCTGGAGAAACAACTCGGGCTCCATCGAGCTGGTGAAGAAAGGCTGCTGGTTAGATGACTTCAACTGCTATGACAG GCAGGAGTGTGTAGCCACAGAAGAAAACCCTCAggtgtttttctgctgctgcgAGGGCAACTATTGCAATGAGAAATTTACCCATTTGCCTGAAGTCACCG TCATATACGAGCCGCCGCCGCCAACGCCCTCCCTGCTCAACATCCTGGTGTACTCCCTGCTGCCCATCGCCGTGCTGTCCATGGCCATCCTGCTGGCCTTCTGGATGTACCGGCACCGGAAGCCTCCCTACGGCCACGTGGACATCATTGAG GATCCTGGCCCACCACCCCCTTCTCCCCTGGTTGGCCTAAAGCCCCTGCAGCTCTTGGAGATCAAGGCAAGGGGACGCTTTGGCTGCGTGTGGAAGGCTCAGCTGATGAACGACTACGTAGCAGTGAAAATCTTCCCTATTCAG GATAAGCAATCTTGGCAGAGTGAGAGGGAGATTTTCAACACTCCTGGCATGAAGCATGAAAACCTTTTGCAATTTATCGCAGCAGAGAAAAGGGGGACAAACCTGGAGACAGAACTCTGGCTGATCACAGCTTTCCACGACAAG GGTTCTCTGACAGATTACCTGAAGGGCAACATTATCAGCTGGAATGAGCTCTGCCATGTTGCAGAAACAATGGCCCGTGGCTTGTCCTACCTTCATGAAGATGTCCCCTGGTGCAAAGGTGAAGGACACAAACCTGCCATAGCACACAG GGACTTCAAGAGTAAAAATGTCTTGCTGAAGAATGACTTGACAGCTGTGCTAGCTGATTTTGGACTGGCTGTACGGTTTGAACCTGGAAAACCTCCAGGTGACACTCATGGACAG GTGGGAACAAGGAGGTACATGGCTCCTGAAGTGCTGGAGGGAGCAATCAACTTCCAACGAGACGCCTTCCTGAGAATAGACATGTATGCAATGGGACTGGTGTTGTGGGAGCTAGTCTCCAGATGTAGAGCAGTTGATG GTCCAGTGGATGAATACATGCTGCcttttgaagaagaaatagGTCAGCACCCATCCCTTGAGGACCTGCAAGAAGTGGTGGTTCACAAGAAGATGCGCCCCGTATTCAAGGATCACTGGCTAAAACATCCC GGCCTGGCGCAGCTCTGCGTGACCATCGAAGAGTGCTGGGACCACGACGCGGAGGCGCGGCTCTCGGCCGGCTGCGTCGAGGAGCGCATCGCGCAGATCCGCAAATCCGTCAACGGCACTACCTCGGACTGCCTCGTCTCCATCGTGACGTCCGTCACCAACGTGGACTTGCCACCCAAAGAGTCTAGTATCTGA
- the ACVR2B gene encoding activin receptor type-2B isoform X1 → MFASWLTFAVLWGTFCAGPGHGEAETRECIYYNANWELEKTNQSGVERCEGEKDKRLHCYASWRNNSGSIELVKKGCWLDDFNCYDRQECVATEENPQVFFCCCEGNYCNEKFTHLPEVTGPEVIYEPPPPTPSLLNILVYSLLPIAVLSMAILLAFWMYRHRKPPYGHVDIIEDPGPPPPSPLVGLKPLQLLEIKARGRFGCVWKAQLMNDYVAVKIFPIQDKQSWQSEREIFNTPGMKHENLLQFIAAEKRGTNLETELWLITAFHDKGSLTDYLKGNIISWNELCHVAETMARGLSYLHEDVPWCKGEGHKPAIAHRDFKSKNVLLKNDLTAVLADFGLAVRFEPGKPPGDTHGQVGTRRYMAPEVLEGAINFQRDAFLRIDMYAMGLVLWELVSRCRAVDGPVDEYMLPFEEEIGQHPSLEDLQEVVVHKKMRPVFKDHWLKHPGLAQLCVTIEECWDHDAEARLSAGCVEERIAQIRKSVNGTTSDCLVSIVTSVTNVDLPPKESSI, encoded by the exons ggcCAGGCCATGGGGAGGCTGAGACAAGGGAGTGCATCTACTACAATGCCAACTGGGAGCTGGAGAAGACCAACCAGAGCGGCGTGGAGCGCTGCGAGGGGGAGAAGGACAAGCGGCTCCACTGCTACGCCTCCTGGAGAAACAACTCGGGCTCCATCGAGCTGGTGAAGAAAGGCTGCTGGTTAGATGACTTCAACTGCTATGACAG GCAGGAGTGTGTAGCCACAGAAGAAAACCCTCAggtgtttttctgctgctgcgAGGGCAACTATTGCAATGAGAAATTTACCCATTTGCCTGAAGTCACCGGCCCAGAAG TCATATACGAGCCGCCGCCGCCAACGCCCTCCCTGCTCAACATCCTGGTGTACTCCCTGCTGCCCATCGCCGTGCTGTCCATGGCCATCCTGCTGGCCTTCTGGATGTACCGGCACCGGAAGCCTCCCTACGGCCACGTGGACATCATTGAG GATCCTGGCCCACCACCCCCTTCTCCCCTGGTTGGCCTAAAGCCCCTGCAGCTCTTGGAGATCAAGGCAAGGGGACGCTTTGGCTGCGTGTGGAAGGCTCAGCTGATGAACGACTACGTAGCAGTGAAAATCTTCCCTATTCAG GATAAGCAATCTTGGCAGAGTGAGAGGGAGATTTTCAACACTCCTGGCATGAAGCATGAAAACCTTTTGCAATTTATCGCAGCAGAGAAAAGGGGGACAAACCTGGAGACAGAACTCTGGCTGATCACAGCTTTCCACGACAAG GGTTCTCTGACAGATTACCTGAAGGGCAACATTATCAGCTGGAATGAGCTCTGCCATGTTGCAGAAACAATGGCCCGTGGCTTGTCCTACCTTCATGAAGATGTCCCCTGGTGCAAAGGTGAAGGACACAAACCTGCCATAGCACACAG GGACTTCAAGAGTAAAAATGTCTTGCTGAAGAATGACTTGACAGCTGTGCTAGCTGATTTTGGACTGGCTGTACGGTTTGAACCTGGAAAACCTCCAGGTGACACTCATGGACAG GTGGGAACAAGGAGGTACATGGCTCCTGAAGTGCTGGAGGGAGCAATCAACTTCCAACGAGACGCCTTCCTGAGAATAGACATGTATGCAATGGGACTGGTGTTGTGGGAGCTAGTCTCCAGATGTAGAGCAGTTGATG GTCCAGTGGATGAATACATGCTGCcttttgaagaagaaatagGTCAGCACCCATCCCTTGAGGACCTGCAAGAAGTGGTGGTTCACAAGAAGATGCGCCCCGTATTCAAGGATCACTGGCTAAAACATCCC GGCCTGGCGCAGCTCTGCGTGACCATCGAAGAGTGCTGGGACCACGACGCGGAGGCGCGGCTCTCGGCCGGCTGCGTCGAGGAGCGCATCGCGCAGATCCGCAAATCCGTCAACGGCACTACCTCGGACTGCCTCGTCTCCATCGTGACGTCCGTCACCAACGTGGACTTGCCACCCAAAGAGTCTAGTATCTGA